The following proteins are co-located in the Brevibacillus laterosporus DSM 25 genome:
- a CDS encoding chemotaxis protein CheC: protein MTHIKKLGEFQLDVLREVGNIGAGHATTALSQLIQKEIDMTVPQVKIISFQEIADFLGGDEVVVIAVFLRVEGDCPGNMFFIIDIPSAKNLLQHLLGIVPQEEQEEVFSEMEISALHEIGNIMAGSYLSSLADFTKLNMQPTVPALAIDMAGALLSYGLIELGRAGDFALTIDTAFMEGNEKMQGHFFLIPDPDSFATLFQALGVPLDGNY from the coding sequence ATGACTCATATTAAGAAATTAGGCGAATTTCAATTAGATGTGCTACGTGAAGTAGGCAATATTGGGGCTGGTCATGCTACCACGGCACTTTCGCAATTGATTCAAAAAGAAATCGACATGACCGTTCCACAAGTCAAAATCATCTCTTTCCAGGAAATTGCTGATTTCCTGGGTGGAGATGAAGTGGTGGTAATCGCAGTCTTTTTGCGTGTGGAAGGTGATTGCCCTGGAAATATGTTTTTTATTATAGATATTCCTTCCGCTAAAAATTTGTTGCAGCACCTGCTTGGTATTGTACCGCAAGAAGAGCAAGAAGAGGTTTTTAGTGAGATGGAAATATCTGCTTTGCATGAGATCGGTAACATTATGGCGGGCTCTTATCTGTCATCATTAGCCGATTTTACGAAGCTTAATATGCAACCGACCGTACCTGCTCTTGCGATTGATATGGCAGGCGCTCTATTGAGTTATGGACTTATTGAACTAGGTCGGGCTGGTGATTTTGCTTTAACGATTGACACAGCTTTTATGGAAGGTAACGAAAAAATGCAAGGTCACTTTTTCCTCATCCCAGATCCGGATTCATTTGCAACATTATTCCAAGCATTAGGGGTCCCGTTAGATGGAAATTATTAA
- the flhA gene encoding flagellar biosynthesis protein FlhA, giving the protein MGAKQLGMIIFVLSIVVMMVIPLPSGLLDMLLIVNISLALVILLVSMYTKEALEFSIFPTLLLLTTLFRLALNVSTTRNILSTGQGGTVIEAFGDFVVGGNAVIGFVVFLILIIIQFIVITKGSERVAEVAARFTLDAMPGKQMSIDADLNAGMISEQDARQRRRKIEREADFYGSMDGASKFVKGDAIAGIVIFIVNIIGGFIIGVAIHKLSFMEALSTFTLLSIGDALVSQIPALLISTATGIIVTRASSEGGLGEDITEQLFAHPKLLYVVAAAMLLLGLLTPISLLPTAVVAVILIIAAMKLTKQQKSELAESFTQEEEQQLEEVRSPESVVNLLQVDPIEFEFGYGLIPLADAKQGGDLLDRVIMIRRQCALELGLVVPVIRIRDNIQLKPNEYIIKIKGNVIATGEILMDHYLAMSPGFEDESVEGIPTMEPAFGLPALWVSEENKEMAELSGYTVVDPPSVVATHLTEIIKRHAHELLGRQETRALIDNVRESAPVLVDELIPSLLSIGDVQKVLQKLLKEKISVRNLPVILEALADHAMFSKDPEVLTEYVRQALARQITLQYTQPGEPLRVITAGPSLEKTISESVEQSEQGSYLAMDPDTSQRIYQNVSEQVNRMVNMGQQPVILSSPMTRMYLRQLMERMLPDIPVLSYSELEPHVEVQSVGVVNV; this is encoded by the coding sequence ATGGGTGCAAAACAGTTGGGCATGATCATCTTCGTGTTAAGCATTGTCGTAATGATGGTAATCCCTTTACCATCCGGATTGTTAGATATGCTACTGATTGTTAATATATCGTTAGCCCTGGTTATCCTGCTCGTCTCGATGTATACCAAAGAGGCTCTGGAATTTTCCATCTTTCCTACATTATTGCTATTAACAACACTATTCCGGTTGGCTCTAAATGTTTCAACTACGCGTAACATTCTATCCACTGGACAGGGTGGTACAGTTATCGAAGCATTTGGAGATTTCGTAGTAGGTGGTAACGCTGTTATCGGTTTTGTTGTATTCCTAATCTTGATCATCATCCAGTTTATCGTTATCACAAAAGGTTCGGAACGTGTAGCAGAAGTAGCTGCTCGTTTTACATTAGATGCGATGCCAGGGAAGCAAATGAGTATTGACGCAGACCTAAATGCAGGAATGATTAGTGAACAAGATGCGAGACAGCGCCGTCGTAAAATTGAGCGAGAAGCGGACTTTTACGGCTCCATGGACGGGGCAAGTAAATTCGTAAAAGGGGACGCTATTGCAGGTATCGTTATCTTTATCGTCAATATTATTGGTGGTTTTATTATCGGGGTAGCTATACATAAATTAAGCTTTATGGAAGCTTTAAGTACCTTTACACTACTTTCGATTGGTGATGCCTTAGTAAGCCAGATTCCTGCGCTACTTATTTCGACAGCAACAGGTATTATTGTGACACGTGCTTCTTCAGAAGGTGGTTTGGGAGAGGATATTACAGAACAATTGTTTGCTCATCCTAAATTGCTGTACGTAGTTGCTGCAGCGATGCTTCTACTCGGATTGTTAACACCAATAAGCTTACTTCCTACAGCTGTAGTAGCAGTCATATTAATTATTGCGGCAATGAAATTAACGAAACAGCAGAAGAGCGAATTAGCGGAATCCTTTACACAGGAAGAAGAGCAACAGCTTGAAGAAGTTCGAAGTCCAGAAAGTGTGGTTAATCTTCTACAAGTTGATCCCATTGAGTTTGAATTTGGCTATGGATTAATTCCGTTAGCAGATGCTAAGCAGGGTGGAGATTTGCTCGATCGAGTCATTATGATTCGTCGTCAGTGCGCACTTGAATTGGGACTTGTTGTACCTGTTATTCGTATTCGCGATAACATTCAACTAAAGCCGAATGAATACATTATCAAAATTAAAGGTAATGTGATTGCAACTGGTGAGATTTTGATGGATCACTATCTAGCAATGAGCCCTGGATTTGAAGATGAATCTGTAGAGGGCATCCCAACGATGGAACCAGCGTTTGGCCTACCAGCTCTTTGGGTCTCTGAAGAAAATAAAGAGATGGCTGAGTTGTCTGGCTACACGGTTGTCGATCCGCCATCTGTAGTTGCTACGCATCTAACAGAGATTATTAAACGCCATGCTCATGAATTACTTGGACGTCAAGAGACACGAGCGCTAATAGATAACGTACGTGAATCAGCACCAGTGTTAGTAGATGAATTAATCCCATCCTTACTTTCGATTGGAGATGTTCAGAAGGTTCTACAGAAATTATTGAAAGAAAAAATTTCGGTTCGTAATCTTCCTGTCATTTTGGAAGCTTTGGCCGATCACGCTATGTTCTCCAAAGATCCAGAAGTATTGACCGAATATGTGAGACAGGCATTAGCTAGACAAATTACGTTACAGTATACGCAACCTGGGGAACCGCTCCGAGTCATTACAGCAGGGCCAAGTTTGGAAAAAACCATTTCCGAGAGTGTTGAGCAATCGGAACAAGGCAGTTACTTAGCCATGGACCCTGATACCTCTCAGCGCATCTACCAAAATGTGTCTGAGCAAGTAAATCGTATGGTAAACATGGGTCAACAGCCTGTTATCCTGTCTTCTCCTATGACTCGCATGTATTTACGACAATTGATGGAGCGTATGTTGCCTGACATTCCTGTTCTGTCGTACAGTGAATTAGAACCTCATGTTGAAGTGCAGAGTGTAGGAGTGGTGAATGTATAA
- a CDS encoding chemotaxis protein CheA, producing the protein MDMNQYLDMFIEESKEHLQAINSNLLSLETDPHDIGIVNEIFRSAHTLKGMAATMGFEDLASLTHEMENVLDLIRNQKLMITSDIMDVIFKSVDIMEGMVQNIMEGGDGAADVSALVGVLRSIVAGDFNESSPEPTDTMAEGTDSDSETNDQVEEVQTETRDYQLDDYAITIMRQSQETGNNLYWIRVSLQAECVLKAARAYMVFDQFDTHGEVIKSTPSVEEIENEKFDKSFEVVYITSKSLEEIHKAISNISEIEEVLIEEIDLADGEKEVAVAAPVKEVAKPEQEQKPATPATPVKKPAASKTIRVDIERLDILMNLFSELVIDRGRLEQLAREIGKTELHETVEHMSRISGDLQNIILTMRMVPVEQVFNRFPRMVRDLAKELNKKVNLEIFGAETELDRTVIDEIGDPLVHLLRNSIDHGLESPEKRKQSGKPEEGVVQLKAYHSGNHVFIEVRDDGAGIDKDKVRNKAISRGVVSAAVAETMADRQIYELLFSSGFSTADVVSDISGRGVGLDVVKTKIESLGGSVSVDSALNEGSVFRIQLPLTLSIISAMLVQVENEKYAVPLSSIIETAVFKKSEIMMAHRQQVIDFRGRIVPLVSLQEIFQIPTSGKAREDEVAVVIVRKGEKMAGLVVDSFIGQQEIVLKSLGKYLVNVFAISGATILGDGQVALILDCNALIK; encoded by the coding sequence ATGGATATGAATCAATATCTTGATATGTTTATTGAAGAGTCCAAGGAACATTTGCAGGCGATTAACTCCAATCTGTTGTCTCTGGAGACCGATCCGCATGACATTGGAATCGTTAATGAAATCTTTCGTTCAGCCCATACCTTAAAAGGAATGGCAGCAACGATGGGCTTTGAAGATTTAGCCAGCCTAACACATGAAATGGAAAACGTACTTGATTTGATTCGTAATCAGAAGCTAATGATTACAAGCGACATTATGGACGTTATTTTCAAAAGTGTCGATATCATGGAAGGTATGGTTCAAAACATCATGGAAGGTGGAGATGGTGCTGCTGACGTTAGCGCGTTAGTAGGAGTTCTCCGTTCAATTGTGGCGGGAGATTTTAACGAATCATCCCCTGAGCCTACCGATACAATGGCTGAAGGTACCGATTCTGATTCTGAAACGAATGACCAAGTGGAAGAAGTGCAAACCGAAACACGTGATTATCAGCTGGATGATTATGCGATCACGATTATGCGTCAATCGCAGGAAACAGGGAACAATTTGTACTGGATTCGTGTAAGCCTGCAAGCGGAATGTGTACTAAAAGCAGCTCGTGCTTATATGGTGTTTGACCAATTTGACACCCATGGAGAAGTGATCAAGTCAACTCCTTCTGTAGAAGAGATTGAAAACGAGAAATTTGATAAATCCTTTGAGGTTGTTTATATCACTTCAAAATCTTTAGAAGAGATCCATAAAGCAATTAGCAACATCTCTGAAATCGAGGAGGTATTGATTGAAGAGATTGACTTGGCAGATGGTGAAAAGGAAGTGGCTGTGGCAGCTCCTGTCAAAGAAGTCGCTAAGCCTGAACAAGAGCAAAAGCCAGCAACTCCGGCTACACCGGTTAAAAAACCTGCTGCTAGCAAAACCATCCGTGTCGATATTGAACGTCTAGACATCTTAATGAATTTGTTTAGCGAACTAGTTATCGACCGCGGACGTTTAGAGCAGTTAGCAAGAGAAATCGGTAAAACAGAACTACATGAGACAGTTGAACATATGAGTCGGATTAGCGGGGATTTACAAAATATCATCCTAACCATGCGTATGGTTCCAGTAGAGCAGGTATTCAACCGCTTCCCTCGGATGGTTCGAGATTTGGCTAAAGAATTAAACAAGAAGGTAAACCTAGAGATTTTCGGGGCTGAAACAGAGCTAGATCGAACAGTAATTGATGAGATTGGCGATCCGCTCGTTCACCTATTGCGTAACTCTATTGACCATGGTTTAGAGTCTCCTGAGAAGCGTAAACAATCTGGCAAGCCAGAAGAGGGTGTTGTTCAGCTAAAAGCGTATCATAGCGGTAACCACGTCTTTATTGAAGTACGTGACGATGGAGCCGGTATTGATAAGGATAAAGTACGTAACAAAGCGATTAGCCGTGGAGTAGTAAGTGCTGCTGTTGCGGAAACAATGGCGGATAGACAGATATACGAACTTTTATTCTCCTCAGGATTTAGTACTGCTGACGTAGTATCTGACATTTCAGGACGCGGTGTAGGTCTTGATGTTGTTAAAACCAAGATTGAATCGTTGGGTGGCTCCGTGTCAGTGGATTCAGCGTTAAATGAAGGCTCCGTTTTCCGTATTCAGCTACCGTTGACTCTTTCTATTATCTCTGCAATGCTGGTTCAGGTTGAGAATGAAAAGTATGCGGTTCCGTTAAGCTCCATTATTGAGACTGCTGTCTTCAAGAAAAGCGAAATCATGATGGCTCATCGTCAACAAGTAATTGACTTCCGAGGGCGCATTGTACCTCTTGTGTCTCTTCAAGAAATTTTCCAAATTCCTACGAGCGGAAAAGCACGTGAGGATGAGGTAGCTGTCGTTATTGTTCGCAAAGGGGAAAAAATGGCTGGTTTAGTTGTTGATTCCTTTATTGGACAACAAGAAATCGTACTGAAATCGCTAGGCAAGTATCTAGTAAATGTCTTTGCTATTTCGGGAGCAACGATATTAGGCGATGGACAGGTCGCATTAATTCTCGATTGTAATGCCCTAATTAAGTAG
- the flhF gene encoding flagellar biosynthesis protein FlhF: MKVKRYLVESMPEALEKIRVELGKDAVILNTKPVKTGGFMGMFRKQQIEVIAAAETKEEKQAPVKPATSVPKLDRQENGNSFVGKQGYQSPNKNEPSSVGQRPKVIQTASHPNAAPHTNSKEGLLVTPAQDGDFVQQEEQPKSLAGALAAIRYQQAIHTLADANQQLGTVLPSSTPDTVPLVQDREEGKEFIAPQSGEGTSTPIVGESSLPDRSQRLEPSLTMNQPDATVPTEKMQQEKRLDQATGMQEYRDMIGELKDMRVMLHKLLFAKQASEQLPPSLAEWREKLLQHEMQESTIATLLHDILLELPDPYHATQEEVDNLMKRRIAERVAKHVPDDSKTRNPQKYLFFFGPTGVGKTTTIAKLAAWHMLKEKRKVGFITADTYRIAAVEQLKTYANILNVPLEVVFSANEMENALDKMQGYDLIFIDTAGRNYRNDEFVSKIKEYLQWEEMSEHLLVMSLTSKFADMQAIIEQFKDVPISQVILTKADETLHYGPILSLLEQYDLPLSYLTTGQNVPDDIEVITTEKLTKLIVGEEAYA, from the coding sequence ATGAAAGTCAAACGATACTTGGTTGAATCAATGCCAGAGGCCTTAGAAAAGATTCGTGTCGAACTCGGGAAAGATGCTGTCATTTTAAATACGAAGCCAGTTAAGACAGGCGGCTTCATGGGGATGTTTAGGAAACAGCAAATCGAAGTGATCGCAGCAGCGGAAACCAAGGAAGAAAAGCAGGCTCCAGTAAAGCCTGCTACTTCCGTTCCTAAACTGGATAGGCAAGAGAATGGGAATTCATTTGTAGGCAAACAAGGGTACCAATCACCTAACAAAAATGAACCATCCTCTGTTGGACAGCGTCCCAAGGTTATTCAAACAGCTTCTCATCCCAACGCAGCTCCTCACACAAATTCAAAAGAGGGGCTATTGGTAACTCCTGCACAAGATGGGGATTTTGTGCAACAAGAGGAGCAACCAAAGTCATTGGCAGGGGCACTTGCAGCCATCCGCTACCAACAAGCAATACATACCTTAGCAGATGCCAATCAGCAATTGGGCACAGTTTTACCGAGTTCAACTCCAGATACTGTTCCTCTAGTACAAGACCGAGAGGAAGGGAAGGAATTCATAGCACCGCAATCGGGTGAAGGGACTTCTACTCCTATTGTAGGAGAGTCTTCATTACCAGATCGTTCTCAGAGATTAGAACCCTCGTTAACAATGAATCAGCCTGATGCTACTGTTCCTACAGAAAAAATGCAGCAAGAAAAACGGCTTGATCAAGCGACAGGTATGCAGGAATATCGCGACATGATTGGGGAGCTTAAAGATATGAGAGTAATGCTTCACAAGCTCTTGTTTGCTAAACAGGCTAGCGAGCAATTACCTCCATCGCTTGCAGAATGGCGAGAGAAGCTATTGCAACATGAAATGCAGGAAAGTACGATTGCTACTCTATTACATGATATTTTACTAGAGCTACCTGATCCTTATCATGCTACTCAAGAAGAAGTAGATAACCTAATGAAGCGCAGGATAGCAGAACGAGTAGCTAAGCATGTTCCTGATGATTCGAAGACTAGGAACCCTCAAAAATATCTATTCTTTTTTGGACCAACAGGAGTGGGTAAAACGACAACAATCGCCAAGCTGGCAGCCTGGCATATGTTAAAAGAGAAGCGAAAGGTAGGGTTTATTACTGCCGATACTTATCGGATTGCAGCAGTGGAGCAATTGAAGACATATGCCAATATTTTAAATGTGCCGTTGGAAGTTGTTTTCTCTGCAAATGAAATGGAGAATGCCTTGGACAAAATGCAGGGCTATGATCTTATTTTCATTGATACAGCTGGACGAAACTATCGAAATGATGAATTTGTGAGTAAAATAAAAGAGTATTTACAATGGGAAGAAATGAGCGAGCATTTACTAGTCATGAGTCTAACTTCCAAATTTGCGGACATGCAGGCAATCATAGAGCAGTTTAAAGATGTGCCTATCTCGCAGGTTATTTTGACGAAAGCTGATGAAACGCTACATTACGGACCAATCTTGTCGTTACTCGAACAATATGATCTTCCTCTTTCTTATTTGACTACAGGACAAAATGTTCCCGATGATATTGAAGTCATCACAACGGAGAAACTGACCAAGTTGATCGTGGGGGAAGAGGCATATGCATGA
- a CDS encoding protein-glutamate methylesterase/protein-glutamine glutaminase, giving the protein MTKIKVIVADDSAFMRKVISDILTNDPTIEVVARARNGMECLEKVKELQPDVVTLDVEMPILDGLATLERLMVEHPLPVVMLSSLTKEGADATLKALELGAFDFIGKPSGPISLDIHKVGTQLVEIVKEAAAAKGRIRHKQIAPMARAPVKKPLIEPKKKLLQTEKTSEHLPTPTKESMGLQHTELPDKSGTKVVFLGTSTGGPRALQTLLTQIPAFFPAPILIVQHMPPGFTKSLAQRLDSLCQITVKEASDGEEVKAGIAYIAPGGYHMEATQPSGGKIIITLHQEAPRGGHRPSVDVLFESASKLTHTRQWAVILTGMGADGTAGLRQMKEAHHVVGLIEDQSSCVVFGMPRAAIQAGLADHIVPLDHMAETLVRLVT; this is encoded by the coding sequence ATGACGAAAATCAAAGTAATAGTGGCAGACGATTCCGCTTTCATGCGCAAGGTCATTTCTGACATTTTGACAAACGATCCTACCATTGAAGTGGTGGCTCGTGCTCGAAATGGAATGGAATGCTTAGAAAAAGTAAAGGAACTACAACCAGATGTGGTTACACTTGACGTGGAAATGCCTATCTTGGATGGACTTGCAACATTAGAGAGACTGATGGTAGAGCATCCTTTGCCTGTTGTCATGTTGAGTAGTTTGACTAAAGAAGGAGCGGATGCCACTTTAAAAGCGCTGGAGTTAGGTGCTTTTGACTTTATTGGCAAACCCTCTGGGCCTATTTCCTTAGATATTCATAAAGTTGGTACACAGCTTGTCGAAATCGTGAAGGAAGCTGCGGCAGCAAAGGGGCGTATCAGGCATAAACAAATAGCTCCAATGGCTAGAGCTCCTGTTAAAAAACCACTGATAGAGCCAAAGAAGAAGCTACTTCAAACAGAAAAGACGAGTGAGCACCTCCCAACTCCTACGAAAGAAAGTATGGGATTGCAACATACGGAATTGCCGGATAAGTCGGGGACGAAAGTTGTGTTTTTGGGAACTTCAACAGGAGGACCTCGTGCTTTGCAAACTTTGTTAACTCAGATACCTGCTTTTTTTCCAGCACCGATATTAATCGTGCAGCACATGCCACCTGGATTTACAAAAAGTTTAGCCCAACGTCTAGATAGTTTGTGCCAAATCACAGTAAAGGAAGCAAGTGATGGGGAAGAAGTGAAGGCAGGTATAGCTTATATTGCACCGGGGGGCTATCATATGGAAGCTACGCAACCATCCGGTGGAAAAATCATCATTACATTACATCAAGAAGCGCCACGTGGCGGTCACCGTCCGTCCGTTGACGTTTTGTTTGAATCAGCGAGCAAACTTACGCATACAAGGCAGTGGGCGGTCATTTTGACTGGAATGGGAGCTGATGGAACAGCGGGCCTACGACAGATGAAGGAAGCTCATCACGTCGTAGGATTGATAGAAGATCAGAGTAGTTGTGTCGTGTTCGGAATGCCACGTGCAGCCATTCAAGCTGGATTAGCGGATCATATCGTTCCACTGGACCACATGGCGGAGACGTTAGTTCGACTCGTAACATGA
- a CDS encoding chemotaxis protein CheD: MEIIKVGMADVGVASAPDHIRTTGLGSCVGVVLYDRISKIAGMAHVMLPDSSLGKNTETNHLKYADTAIPELIERMKKLGAQSRYMTAKLAGGSQMFTFLSTNDAMRIGPRNVEACKVALKQFAIQIIAEDTGGNCGRTIEVDAETGLLQIRTVNQGTKEV; the protein is encoded by the coding sequence ATGGAAATTATTAAAGTTGGAATGGCAGACGTAGGAGTAGCTAGTGCCCCCGACCATATTCGTACGACAGGCTTAGGTTCTTGTGTCGGGGTTGTACTATATGATCGTATTAGTAAGATTGCGGGAATGGCACATGTCATGTTACCGGATTCAAGCCTAGGGAAAAATACAGAGACCAATCATTTGAAATATGCTGATACAGCAATTCCTGAATTAATTGAACGAATGAAGAAGTTGGGAGCGCAAAGTCGTTATATGACAGCTAAGCTGGCTGGAGGATCCCAAATGTTTACCTTTCTTTCTACCAACGACGCAATGAGAATTGGTCCTCGGAATGTGGAAGCTTGTAAGGTAGCTTTAAAACAATTCGCCATTCAGATAATTGCAGAAGACACTGGTGGAAATTGTGGACGAACTATTGAAGTTGATGCGGAAACTGGATTATTGCAGATCCGGACCGTAAATCAAGGGACTAAGGAAGTATAA
- a CDS encoding MinD/ParA family protein, translated as MHDQAQKLREQFQRKQQMHDANNIETRKTRLVAVTSGKGGVGKSNVTLNLALGLMEQGKKVLVFDVDLGLANLDVLMGVTPKKHLFHLLEADHTVWDIIEKGPKGLEFIAGGSGFSEMSQLQDWELSKVFDELGKLQGYADIILFDTGAGLSKESLQFLMASDEILLVTTPEPPAITDAYAMMKMVHLQKPDAKIKLIINRASTTREGQQTADKLITVAQRFLEFPIGMLGILPDDSYVSKAVKQQHPLLLVYPQSQMAKGIRQLAAKYTAELNPSSTEPEEQGGLRGFLAKLRNWM; from the coding sequence ATGCATGATCAGGCTCAAAAGTTGCGAGAACAGTTTCAACGAAAGCAGCAAATGCATGATGCAAATAATATAGAGACACGAAAAACGCGACTCGTAGCCGTTACTAGCGGAAAGGGTGGCGTTGGTAAATCAAATGTCACTCTTAATTTAGCCCTGGGTCTCATGGAGCAAGGAAAGAAGGTTCTTGTATTTGATGTTGATCTAGGCTTGGCTAATCTTGACGTTTTAATGGGAGTTACCCCTAAGAAACATTTATTTCATCTTCTTGAAGCAGACCATACCGTATGGGATATCATTGAAAAAGGTCCTAAAGGTTTGGAGTTCATTGCAGGTGGCTCAGGCTTTAGTGAAATGTCTCAGCTACAAGATTGGGAATTGAGTAAGGTTTTTGATGAATTAGGAAAATTACAAGGTTATGCCGATATTATCCTTTTTGATACAGGAGCTGGGCTCAGCAAAGAATCTCTACAGTTTCTAATGGCATCTGATGAAATTTTGCTGGTGACTACACCTGAGCCTCCAGCTATCACTGACGCGTATGCAATGATGAAGATGGTTCATTTACAAAAACCTGATGCTAAAATCAAGTTAATTATAAATCGTGCTTCAACAACACGGGAAGGTCAGCAAACCGCTGATAAACTGATTACAGTAGCCCAACGCTTTTTAGAATTTCCTATAGGAATGCTTGGAATATTGCCGGACGACTCGTATGTCTCAAAGGCAGTCAAGCAACAGCACCCCCTTTTACTCGTTTATCCACAGTCTCAGATGGCAAAAGGCATTCGCCAACTGGCTGCAAAATATACTGCCGAGCTCAATCCTTCTTCAACAGAACCGGAAGAGCAAGGTGGACTAAGAGGATTTCTTGCCAAATTACGAAATTGGATGTAA
- a CDS encoding chemotaxis protein CheW has protein sequence MLDMKAASEEVKVIIFRLVDEEYGVEVQQVKSIEKLEHITRVPRTPEFVKGVINLRGVVTPIIDLRSRFQLAETECTEATRVIIVAVDELEVGLIVDSANDVVDIPVNAIEPPPAVVGGVEATYLRGVAKLEKRLLILLNLDKVLSTEEIKQLDSFEV, from the coding sequence ATGTTGGATATGAAAGCAGCATCTGAAGAAGTGAAAGTAATTATTTTTCGTTTGGTAGACGAAGAGTACGGTGTAGAGGTTCAACAGGTGAAATCGATTGAGAAGCTGGAGCATATTACCCGAGTACCACGTACACCTGAATTTGTAAAGGGTGTTATCAATTTGCGTGGTGTGGTTACTCCAATTATTGATTTACGTAGTCGTTTTCAATTGGCAGAAACAGAATGCACGGAAGCTACGCGGGTGATCATCGTAGCTGTAGACGAACTGGAAGTTGGACTTATTGTTGATTCCGCAAACGACGTGGTTGATATTCCCGTTAATGCAATCGAACCGCCACCAGCCGTGGTTGGCGGAGTAGAAGCAACCTATTTACGTGGTGTGGCTAAATTAGAAAAACGTCTACTAATCTTATTAAATCTGGATAAAGTGTTGAGCACAGAAGAGATTAAACAATTGGATTCGTTTGAGGTTTAG
- a CDS encoding FliA/WhiG family RNA polymerase sigma factor, with protein sequence MARVYNQEKVTKEFDKWMEWKENGSREAEIELVEKFLPLVNKVAMRLSIGLPNNVDKDDLISYGRFGLLDALNKFDYKRGLQFETYAMWRIRGAMIDGLRENDWIPRTVRDKAKKIEEAYTYLEQNLLRSPTEKEVSVHLGITEKEVQQVMYDTSLSSMLSIDEAVGDEDEQKIARHAYLIDDLMPSPENVAQMQNLKEVLTQAIDKLPEKERLVVSLFYFEELTLSEIAEVMSLSPSRISQLHSKAIFRLRNTLAKWRSQLM encoded by the coding sequence ATGGCTCGCGTATATAATCAAGAGAAGGTAACAAAAGAATTTGATAAATGGATGGAATGGAAAGAAAACGGGAGTCGAGAAGCGGAAATAGAACTGGTGGAAAAATTTTTGCCGCTAGTAAATAAAGTGGCAATGCGTCTTTCCATTGGTTTGCCTAACAACGTGGATAAGGATGATCTCATCAGCTATGGTCGATTCGGGTTGCTTGATGCTTTAAACAAGTTTGATTATAAACGGGGCTTGCAATTTGAAACGTATGCCATGTGGAGAATTCGTGGAGCCATGATTGATGGTTTACGTGAAAATGATTGGATTCCTCGCACGGTACGGGATAAGGCAAAAAAAATCGAAGAAGCATATACATATTTAGAGCAAAATCTGTTACGTTCTCCCACTGAGAAGGAAGTAAGTGTTCATTTGGGAATAACGGAAAAAGAAGTTCAGCAGGTGATGTATGATACCTCGCTATCCAGTATGTTGTCGATTGACGAAGCAGTAGGTGATGAAGATGAACAGAAAATTGCTCGTCATGCTTATTTAATAGATGATCTTATGCCAAGTCCTGAAAACGTCGCCCAAATGCAGAATTTGAAGGAAGTTCTAACCCAAGCCATTGATAAACTGCCAGAAAAAGAACGCCTCGTTGTTTCACTTTTTTACTTTGAAGAGTTAACTCTGTCTGAAATCGCTGAGGTCATGAGCTTATCCCCTTCACGTATTTCCCAGTTGCATTCCAAAGCGATTTTTCGTCTGCGCAACACGTTGGCAAAATG